The Coregonus clupeaformis isolate EN_2021a unplaced genomic scaffold, ASM2061545v1 scaf2477, whole genome shotgun sequence genome segment AACACAAAATAGCAAGCATAACGCATGAGATGAGGTGGGGTAAAATGGCAGACTCGCAGTCCTCCGAGTTTGGCAGAAcaaaaaaagaaagggaaaagGCCAAAAACGTCTTCTTATTGTAGATGGATGCAGTTTTTGACCGGTATTTGTCAAATTGTGAAAAAAGGCAAATCGATGAACTTCAAAGGGGTACACTTAGTGCTTGCATGCACACATGGTATACAGCAATATTGTAAAGTTAAAATAACTTCGAAAAATAATAAATGATAGTTCAAAACACTGCAAGTAAAATGAACAACGATGAAAAAGAGCTTGACAAAAATATGCATAAAATAATAAGTATGGTAGCAAAAAAAAGATGATGTCAGGTTTCAGTTTGGACTCCAAAATGAATGACAATTATGACAAAGTTCCATATTTCTATTGCAAGCCACCCAAAATTCAAAACCGTTATTTGACAGACTCGAGCAAACCCCTGTTGTCAAAAAAATCAAAACCGAAAAAAAAGGTTGCAAATTAGATTTCTTGGGCTAGTATACCCCATTACAAAAAAAATCACAATGGAAACTTTTTAATGAGGGAACTGACAAACTCAGTTTTCATGATAATGTCAAGACTCACATGAAAAACTCCGGAGAGGAAGGGTTGTTGTCACTGCTGGATCCATTTTCTCTGAAGCCGTTGCTGATGAGCTTCTCGTATTTTTCTTTGTATGCGTCCCTCTCCCGGGCCAGCCTGGAGATCTCCGCCTTGAGGTGGTCGACTTGCTGGACGAGCTGCGTCTTCTCGCCCTCCAGGACGTGCCGCTGCTGGACCCGCTTGTAGCGGCAGGACTGCGCATAGCCTCTGTTCTTTAGGGTCCTCCTCTTCTGTTTCAGCCGGATCACTTCTTCCTTGCTGACTCCTCGTAGCTGCCGGTTGAGCTCCCGCACCGacatgctcaccagctggtcgTCCGAAAACCGGTCGTCTAAATGTCCCATGTGTGGGTGGTTTCCTCCGGAGCTGCAGTTGGACGAGACCCCGGGTGATTGGTGATGGTGGCCACCgttgtggtggtgatggtggtggtggtggggaccCCCGTTCTGGGCTGCTGCGGCGGCGATAACTGCGGACACCACCGCGGCGGCAGAGCCCATCTCTTCCCCGGCCATGGTGCCTCCGCCTCCGGCTCCGCCGGCAAACTGCTGCCCTCTAGCATAGCCATCGAAGGACTGGAGCTGGTGACTGCTGTTGATCAGCGCCTCAACTGCGTCTTCGGGGCTGAAGCCCAGCGCCTCCGGATTCAACTGCTGTTGATAACCGGACATCCAGTAGAAATCCTCCAAGTGTGCCTTCTGTTCGCTCCCCGACCCCGGACTGGGCGACGAGAAGCTTGGAGAAGGGGGCACCGAGCTGCAAGGCGTGCTCATCGGGGTGGAAGACAAGGATCCCCCGGCGATAAGGCGGCTGCACTGGCTGATGTTGCGATCGGGCTCCACCGGCTCCTTTTTCACTTCAAACTTCATCAGATCGAAGTCATTAACATATTCCATGGCCAGGGGACTGGTGGGCAGGTCGGAGTTGCTCATTGCCAGTTCTGATGCCATCCTCTTGCTGCCGACAGTCCTCCAAAGGGGGTGAAGAGCAGCTGTCAAACTGGGTTGGGTTGGAAGAACGTGAGCCAGTTTGATTTTTAAGCGTATTTGTCTTAAAGTGAAAAAAATAGGTTTTCAATGTCCTTTTTGCAGCGACGAGTTCCCAACTGTAAATGAATAGTTTTCCTTTGCAGAGTCTATTGCACAGACGCACCAGAGCGGTGCACGCGAGTTGCGGAGTCCTCTTTCAGCATGAGAAATTCGGCGAATTTGTATTTTTAACATTTAACACTTTACTGTTTCTTCATGCATAGGCCTACATTGCGTAAAGCGGAGAGGGTGAAATGTCGAAGGAGAGGGGTAAATGTAGCCTCGCACGTAAAATGCCTCTGACTTGTAGGCGATTTTTTAGAAGGATCACACAGCAGATGAGTTTAAAAGCATTGCAGAGTTTTATAGCCGCCCTGACGTCAGGTTGGAAATGGGAAATTGACTCGGACGAAGAGCCAATGGGCTCGCACAATCTATAGGCTAATTAACATATTAGGACAGAAACAAAACTTTTCTCAACTGTCAAAGGCTATCAGCTGACTGTCAGCTGGAACTCAACCTCTTAACTCTTTCGCCTCTCCATTATAGAtatattattttaatggacatttattctaccatttggataaaaaaaataatcattACATTCTCTCACTGCGACCATGGTGGGGAAAGGACAGTAGGCTGTGTGCACATTATGGTTCGATTTAGTGTTGTTTCAAGTGGTACTGG includes the following:
- the LOC123488758 gene encoding transcription factor Maf-like gives rise to the protein MASELAMSNSDLPTSPLAMEYVNDFDLMKFEVKKEPVEPDRNISQCSRLIAGGSLSSTPMSTPCSSVPPSPSFSSPSPGSGSEQKAHLEDFYWMSGYQQQLNPEALGFSPEDAVEALINSSHQLQSFDGYARGQQFAGGAGGGGTMAGEEMGSAAAVVSAVIAAAAAQNGGPHHHHHHHHNGGHHHQSPGVSSNCSSGGNHPHMGHLDDRFSDDQLVSMSVRELNRQLRGVSKEEVIRLKQKRRTLKNRGYAQSCRYKRVQQRHVLEGEKTQLVQQVDHLKAEISRLARERDAYKEKYEKLISNGFRENGSSSDNNPSSPEFFMSSRKFLHL